A single region of the Halobacterium wangiae genome encodes:
- a CDS encoding NUDIX hydrolase — protein sequence MSSEEFIDFQTVAVEPDYCQRCGEKLSFREFDEFEAQWCSHCEAAISRCPVPGAHVVVHDDENVLVLDEPIPQHEGVLSLPGGYAGYHEHPTEVAVRELEEETGLQADPDDLRFLTVVHAELEDVAFYFLTYALEREDVDGELTPEAEGFEARFHPLADLRANPDQIRDNDLERIGLAFEE from the coding sequence ATGAGTTCCGAGGAGTTCATCGACTTCCAGACCGTCGCGGTGGAACCGGACTACTGCCAGCGCTGTGGCGAGAAGCTGTCGTTCCGCGAGTTCGACGAGTTCGAGGCGCAGTGGTGTTCGCACTGCGAGGCCGCCATCTCACGCTGTCCGGTACCGGGCGCACACGTCGTCGTGCACGACGACGAGAACGTCCTCGTGCTGGACGAACCGATACCGCAACACGAGGGTGTTCTGAGTTTGCCCGGCGGCTACGCGGGCTACCACGAACACCCCACGGAGGTGGCCGTCCGTGAACTCGAGGAGGAGACCGGCCTCCAGGCAGACCCCGACGACCTGCGGTTCCTGACTGTCGTACACGCGGAACTGGAGGACGTCGCATTCTACTTCCTCACGTACGCGCTCGAGCGCGAGGACGTGGACGGCGAACTGACGCCGGAGGCCGAGGGGTTCGAAGCCAGGTTCCACCCGCTGGCGGACCTGCGGGCCAACCCCGACCAGATCCGGGACAACGACCTGGAGCGCATCGGTCTCGCGTTCGAGGAGTGA
- a CDS encoding ArsR/SmtB family transcription factor has translation MPANRLLPGRSSVERGEGSNVVGIREDAADEVFEALSSRTAREILSTLYEEPDTASSVAEKIDTSLQNASYHIEKLVAADLVEVADTWYSEQGREMKVYAPASESLVLFASDAASEPSLKDRLLRILGAVGVLGVSSLVVQQLFGQQSGGQEASTYGTNGGDDAAVDVAATTTEETMDVMSGGAETTTAAADAATQGLPPGVLFFAGGLLALTLVLGYVWYRRR, from the coding sequence ATGCCAGCGAACCGTCTACTACCGGGGCGGTCGTCCGTCGAGCGCGGGGAGGGGTCGAACGTCGTCGGCATCCGCGAGGACGCGGCCGACGAGGTGTTCGAGGCCCTGTCCTCGCGGACCGCCCGGGAGATTCTCTCCACCCTCTACGAGGAGCCGGACACCGCCTCCAGCGTCGCCGAGAAGATCGACACGTCGTTGCAGAACGCCAGCTACCACATCGAGAAGCTCGTCGCCGCCGACCTGGTGGAGGTCGCAGACACTTGGTACTCCGAGCAGGGCCGAGAGATGAAAGTGTACGCGCCCGCGAGCGAGTCACTCGTCCTGTTCGCATCCGATGCGGCCTCCGAACCGTCGCTGAAGGACAGACTACTCCGGATTCTCGGTGCCGTCGGCGTCCTCGGCGTGTCGAGTCTCGTCGTCCAGCAGCTGTTCGGCCAACAGTCGGGCGGACAGGAGGCGTCGACCTACGGCACGAACGGGGGCGACGACGCCGCCGTGGACGTCGCAGCGACGACGACCGAGGAGACGATGGACGTAATGAGCGGCGGTGCGGAAACGACGACAGCGGCCGCAGATGCGGCGACGCAGGGCCTCCCACCGGGGGTGCTGTTCTTCGCGGGCGGCCTCCTCGCACTGACGCTCGTCCTCGGGTACGTCTGGTACCGACGGCGTTAG
- a CDS encoding DUF7321 family protein: MVEDVTIASVAALLVTVSFPFYIYGAWIIIDSETVTWGVLRHHLSYIFVGLTLNTVPVVFWMIPKLFEQLGGFAAVHAFFGLQAYAFLAFALTGIVPILRAKRQYNLYHEPDQSIDIGEIHENMDAWRLRLRAGVIGYVVCWLVAWVLGVIRFGVRYGFV; the protein is encoded by the coding sequence ATGGTCGAGGACGTGACGATCGCGAGCGTCGCCGCGTTGCTGGTGACGGTGAGTTTCCCCTTCTACATCTACGGTGCGTGGATCATCATCGACTCCGAGACCGTCACCTGGGGCGTCCTCAGACACCACCTCTCGTACATCTTCGTCGGCCTCACGCTCAACACCGTCCCCGTGGTGTTCTGGATGATCCCGAAGCTGTTCGAACAGCTCGGGGGGTTCGCCGCGGTCCACGCGTTCTTCGGCCTCCAGGCGTACGCGTTCCTCGCGTTCGCGCTGACGGGTATCGTGCCCATCCTGCGCGCGAAACGCCAGTACAACCTCTACCACGAACCCGATCAGTCGATCGACATCGGCGAGATACACGAAAACATGGACGCGTGGCGGCTCCGCCTGCGGGCGGGCGTCATCGGCTACGTCGTCTGCTGGCTCGTCGCGTGGGTGCTCGGTGTCATCCGGTTCGGCGTCCGCTACGGGTTCGTCTAA
- a CDS encoding DUF7319 domain-containing protein — translation MTDSSAGGGDPSPRDEEPPADLAERVDEEYDFEEFGPREMAEMSVDEWEAAFDPETWITGERLLDRVEDDLRHRVATRDVFAVVERDSIDGDPIVLAYSDEGYAIVYGDGTVEGRGTVLRDVKPTVALCSMDDYDVPNPPEHAGLPDPQDVPEGSSGIGTSLLQYVGLAQVVAGLLLFVSPFTYDPLVRTCPQVVGSSARNCTVAGTTLELHPLGDSAIVAVIAGIGFLLFGGLMLLVVANARLSDRFRSEEFRNRLRSAGLGDGERPAFVPETDREE, via the coding sequence ATGACTGACTCCAGCGCCGGCGGGGGCGATCCGTCCCCGCGGGACGAGGAGCCCCCTGCGGACCTCGCCGAGCGGGTCGACGAGGAGTACGACTTCGAGGAGTTCGGCCCGCGCGAGATGGCGGAGATGTCCGTCGACGAGTGGGAGGCAGCCTTCGACCCGGAGACGTGGATCACGGGCGAGCGGTTGCTCGACCGCGTCGAGGACGACCTCCGTCACCGGGTCGCCACGCGGGACGTGTTCGCCGTCGTCGAGCGGGACAGCATCGACGGTGATCCGATCGTACTCGCGTACTCCGACGAGGGGTACGCGATCGTCTACGGGGACGGCACCGTCGAGGGCCGCGGGACGGTGCTCCGGGACGTGAAGCCGACCGTCGCGCTCTGCTCGATGGACGACTACGACGTGCCGAACCCGCCCGAACACGCGGGGCTGCCGGACCCACAGGACGTGCCCGAGGGGAGCAGCGGCATCGGCACGTCGCTGCTGCAGTACGTCGGTCTCGCGCAGGTCGTCGCCGGACTGCTGCTGTTCGTGTCGCCGTTCACGTACGACCCGCTCGTGCGGACGTGCCCGCAGGTCGTGGGGTCGAGCGCACGCAACTGCACCGTCGCCGGGACGACGCTGGAACTCCACCCGCTGGGGGACTCCGCGATCGTCGCCGTCATCGCGGGCATCGGCTTCCTGCTGTTCGGCGGACTGATGCTACTGGTCGTCGCGAACGCGCGACTCTCCGACAGGTTCCGCTCCGAGGAGTTCCGCAACCGACTGCGTTCGGCGGGTCTCGGAGACGGCGAGCGGCCGGCGTTCGTGCCGGAGACGGACCGGGAGGAGTGA